A region from the Acidobacteriota bacterium genome encodes:
- a CDS encoding zinc-dependent alcohol dehydrogenase family protein, with protein sequence MKAMVLEAPGLGLRPARVPVPRPGPGGLLVRVRACGVCRTDLHLVDGELPEPKLPVIPGHEIVGTVVAAGRDAGPFRIGDRVGVPWLGRTCRRCRFCRSGRENLCDAPGFTGYTLDGGYAEYAAAEARYCFAIPEGYGDADAAPLLCAGLIGYRTYTMAGEGAETIGIYGFGGAAHIVTQVAAWQGRRVYAFTRPGDVRAQQFALRLGAVWAGSSLEAPPEPLDAALIFAPVGPLLPAALAAVVKGGTVVCGGIYMSDIPAFPYALLWEERVVRSVANLTRRDGEEFFALAPKVPVVTEVETFPLEEANEALARLRDGRLDGAAVLTLQV encoded by the coding sequence ATGAAGGCGATGGTGCTGGAGGCCCCCGGCCTCGGCCTGCGCCCCGCCCGGGTCCCGGTCCCCCGCCCCGGCCCCGGCGGCCTGCTGGTCCGGGTGCGGGCCTGCGGGGTCTGCCGGACCGACCTGCACCTGGTGGACGGCGAACTGCCCGAACCGAAGCTCCCCGTCATCCCCGGGCACGAGATCGTCGGCACCGTCGTCGCCGCCGGCCGGGATGCGGGCCCCTTCAGGATCGGGGACCGCGTCGGCGTCCCCTGGCTCGGGCGCACCTGCCGGCGCTGCCGCTTCTGCCGCTCGGGGCGGGAGAATCTCTGCGACGCGCCGGGGTTCACCGGCTACACCCTCGACGGCGGGTACGCCGAGTACGCGGCCGCCGAGGCGCGCTACTGTTTTGCGATCCCCGAAGGGTACGGCGACGCGGACGCCGCACCGCTGCTCTGCGCGGGCCTGATCGGCTACCGGACCTACACCATGGCGGGGGAAGGGGCGGAAACGATCGGGATCTACGGCTTCGGGGGGGCGGCCCATATCGTCACCCAGGTCGCCGCCTGGCAGGGGAGGCGGGTCTACGCCTTCACCCGCCCCGGCGACGTGCGCGCGCAGCAGTTCGCGCTCCGGCTGGGGGCGGTGTGGGCGGGGAGTTCGCTGGAAGCGCCGCCGGAACCGCTCGACGCCGCCCTGATTTTCGCCCCGGTGGGGCCGCTGCTGCCGGCGGCGCTCGCGGCCGTCGTCAAGGGGGGGACCGTCGTCTGCGGGGGGATCTACATGAGCGACATCCCCGCCTTCCCCTACGCGCTGCTGTGGGAGGAGCGGGTGGTGCGCTCGGTGGCCAACCTCACACGCCGCGACGGCGAGGAGTTTTTCGCCCTCGCCCCGAAGGTGCCGGTGGTGACGGAGGTGGAGACCTTCCCGCTCGAAGAGGCCAACGAGGCGCTGGCCCGGCTGCGCGACGGCCGCCTCGACGGGGCGGCCGTCCTTACCCTGCAGGTATGA
- a CDS encoding MerR family transcriptional regulator, whose product MSVIVSFPGGGASKKLERVQSTYTVREISRQFGLSEHFIRRWTREGMVRAAEPDETGELRFDFHALTRFRRARELRSRGLSMRQIEAELNGQLNLFPERGGMLIPLPVRMSPFEEALILHEQNDPRAPAMYRRAIEEGECVADAYCNLGIMAYEKNNIPRAFDHFTRSLQHDARHFESHFNLGHIYFEAGDLRLARLHYDFAAAIEPCSAGAHFNLGLIDAMEGDTPAAIASLHRARRYATEEELVQIEETLAGLQKNDGPRTE is encoded by the coding sequence ATGAGCGTGATTGTTTCGTTTCCCGGCGGCGGCGCGTCGAAAAAGCTCGAGCGCGTGCAGTCGACCTACACCGTGCGCGAGATCAGCCGCCAGTTCGGGCTGAGCGAGCATTTCATCCGGCGCTGGACGCGCGAGGGGATGGTGCGGGCGGCCGAGCCCGACGAGACGGGGGAACTGCGCTTCGATTTCCACGCCCTCACCCGCTTCCGCCGCGCGCGCGAACTGCGCAGCCGCGGCCTGAGCATGCGCCAGATCGAGGCGGAACTGAACGGCCAGCTCAACCTCTTCCCCGAAAGGGGGGGGATGCTGATCCCGCTCCCGGTCCGGATGAGCCCCTTCGAGGAGGCGCTGATCCTGCACGAGCAGAACGACCCGCGCGCGCCCGCGATGTACCGGCGCGCCATCGAGGAGGGGGAGTGCGTGGCGGACGCCTACTGCAACCTGGGGATCATGGCGTACGAGAAGAACAACATCCCCAGGGCGTTCGACCATTTCACCCGCTCCCTGCAGCACGACGCGCGCCATTTCGAGTCCCATTTCAACCTGGGCCACATCTACTTCGAGGCGGGGGACCTCCGGCTGGCCCGCCTGCATTACGACTTCGCCGCGGCGATCGAGCCGTGCAGCGCGGGCGCCCATTTCAACCTGGGCCTCATCGACGCCATGGAGGGGGACACGCCCGCCGCCATCGCCTCGCTCCACCGGGCCCGGCGCTACGCGACCGAGGAGGAACTCGTGCAGATCGAGGAGACGCTCGCCGGGCTGCAGAAGAACGACGGTCCGCGCACCGAGTGA
- a CDS encoding type II toxin-antitoxin system HicA family toxin → MKKRDLESMLKALGWRLLREGGGHEIWTNGEMTEPVPRHREIEERLASKIIRKAKAFPGGGGQA, encoded by the coding sequence GTGAAAAAGCGCGATCTGGAATCGATGCTGAAAGCGCTGGGATGGCGCCTGCTGCGCGAGGGCGGTGGTCACGAGATATGGACGAACGGCGAAATGACCGAGCCGGTTCCCAGGCACCGTGAGATTGAGGAGCGGCTGGCATCAAAAATCATCCGGAAGGCCAAAGCTTTTCCGGGCGGGGGGGGTCAGGCGTGA
- a CDS encoding type II toxin-antitoxin system HicB family antitoxin yields MKFEGRVWKERGTRHWLVEVPILDVMTQGSTKADAFRMIADAIEELVGRKGFKVSVYPRGDGSFTVGSDRESEWIALMLRRQREAHHLTLAEVARRLGQKSPNAYARYEQGRSRPTVAKLEELLKAIDPGLEPVLKIA; encoded by the coding sequence GTGAAATTCGAGGGGCGGGTCTGGAAGGAACGGGGGACCCGGCACTGGCTGGTCGAGGTCCCCATCCTGGACGTGATGACGCAGGGCAGCACGAAGGCGGACGCCTTCCGCATGATTGCGGACGCCATCGAGGAGCTGGTGGGCCGGAAGGGGTTCAAAGTGAGCGTGTACCCGCGCGGGGATGGGAGTTTCACCGTCGGGTCGGATCGGGAGTCGGAGTGGATCGCGCTGATGCTGCGGAGGCAGAGGGAGGCCCACCATCTTACCCTGGCTGAAGTCGCGCGGCGGCTGGGGCAGAAATCCCCCAATGCCTACGCGCGCTACGAACAGGGGAGGAGCCGTCCCACGGTGGCGAAGCTTGAGGAACTCCTGAAGGCCATCGATCCGGGACTCGAGCCGGTGCTGAAAATCGCATGA